A genomic window from Prunus persica cultivar Lovell chromosome G2, Prunus_persica_NCBIv2, whole genome shotgun sequence includes:
- the LOC109947076 gene encoding exopolygalacturonase-like has protein sequence MAMKLSFLAMFLCLLLASTPKAHASVFDVTSATYGAKPGSDVSTALAKAWSDACASPSASKVVIPSGTYNLKEATFRGPCKAPIEMQVQGILQAPADASQLTRPDTWVGFQYIDMLTLSGGGTFDGQGALSWNQNDCHKNKNCKPLPVNLRFEFLTNSKVQDITSLNSKFFHMHVFRCNHTTFQQLTITAPDESRNTDGIHIGASTAINITHSKIGTGDDCISIGDDSHEITVTDVTCGPGHGISIGSLGKYKEEKDVTGIIVKNCTLANTENGVRIKTFPDSPSPSTASGIHYEDIIMVNVSNPILIDQLYCPYTQCEQKPPSKVKINNVSFKNIKGSSFTPLAVKLVCTTGIPCENVELTDIDLTYGGDKGPLTSMCSNVKPTITGVTKALGCATSSLAPLPLSKK, from the coding sequence ATGGCTATGAAATTAAGTTTCTTGGCAATGTTTTTGTGCTTATTGTTAGCATCTACACCTAAAGCTCATGCTAGTGTGTTTGACGTGACGAGTGCAACATACGGTGCAAAGCCTGGCTCTGATGTCAGTACGGCCTTGGCCAAGGCTTGGAGTGATGCATGTGCATCGCCATCCGCGAGTAAAGTTGTTATTCCGAGCGGGACATACAACTTAAAAGAAGCAACTTTCAGAGGCCCCTGTAAGGCTCCTATTGAGATGCAAGTTCAAGGCATATTGCAGGCTCCAGCAGACGCTAGCCAACTCACAAGACCGGATACTTGGGTTGGTTTTCAGTACATTGACATGCTCACCTTATCAGGTGGTGGGACTTTTGATGGCCAAGGAGCACTTTCTTGGAATCAAAATGACtgccacaaaaacaaaaattgcaaacctcttCCCGTTAATCTGCGGTTCGAATTCCTCacaaattccaaagttcaggaCATAACTTCACTTAACAGCAAATTTTTCCACATGCATGTTTTCCGGTGCAACCATACTACATTTCAACAACTTACCATCACAGCACCTGACGAGAGCAGAAACACAGATGGAATCCATATCGGGGCTTCGACTGCTATCAATattactcattcaaagattggAACTGGGGATGACTGTATTTCTATTGGTGATGACTCCCACGAAATCACAGTGACTGATGTTACTTGTGGGCCAGGCCATGGAATAAGCATTGGAAGCCTTGGAAAAtataaggaagaaaaggatgTGACCGGGATCATAGTTAAGAACTGCACCCTGGCTAATACGGAGAATGGTGTGAGAATCAAAACATTTCCAGATTCTCCTTCGCCTAGCACTGCCTCGGGTATACACTATGAGGATATTATCATGGTTAATGTCAGTAACCCTATCCTCATAGACCAATTGTACTGCCCATATACTCAGTGTGAACAAAAGCCTCCGTCAAAAGTTAAGATCAACAATGTCAGCTTCAAGAACATTAAGGGCTCATCTTTCACTCCACTTGCAGTCAAGCTTGTATGTACCACGGGCATaccgtgtgagaatgtggagtTGACTGACATTGATCTCACCTATGGTGGAGACAAAGGTCCTCTGACCTCTATGTGTTCTAATGTCAAGCCCACAATTACTGGCGTGACAAAGGCTCTTGGTTGTGCTACATCTTCCTTGGcacctcttcctttatccaaGAAGTAG